A single genomic interval of Pochonia chlamydosporia 170 chromosome 7, whole genome shotgun sequence harbors:
- a CDS encoding cell cycle control protein (Cwf26) (similar to Metarhizium acridum CQMa 102 XP_007814527.1), translating into MPSDLSNFLASRYLVADPKPHSKRRKRKQAEPDGLVITDDNDLSWTQSDNNADKHGDELPLTVHGCNSELRKATKNNWKPLGSPASPTEVATADAILASTAAEKRAKGTVDDENPVIEGGDGLVRMSDGTHAGLQTAAAVSAQLKQRQREERDEFEQHKRSAKEEETVYRDATGRRIDISMKRAEARRAELLAENKAKLAKQALKGAVQLDDLQRQREKLEDAKFLRFSRTADDEEMNKELKGQKRWNDPMLQFIGDKNDKAKSQIATTSGRPMYAGAVPPNRYGVKPGYRWDGVDRGIGFEAERFKAINRRDRIKGLNYSWQMDE; encoded by the coding sequence ATGCCGTCCGATTTGTCAAATTTCCTTGCCTCGCGATACCTAGTTGCAGACCCGAAGCCTCATTCCAAACGGCGAAAGCGGAAACAAGCGGAGCCCGATGGCCTCGTCATTACAGACGACAACGACTTATCTTGGACTCAGTCCGACAACAATGCAGATAAACATGGAGACGAACTACCATTGACTGTTCATGGATGTAACTCAGAACTCCGTAAAGCCACAAAGAATAATTGGAAACCCCTGGGGTCTCCAGCATCCCCCACCGAAGTAGCGACTGCTGATGCAATTTTGGCGTCCACTGCTGCTGAAAAAAGGGCCAAGGGAACTGTCGATGACGAAAATCCAGTGATTGAGGGCGGCGATGGGTTGGTTAGGATGAGTGACGGCACTCATGCTGGACTACAGACGGCTGCGGCGGTCTCTGCCCAGCTCAAGCAGAGACAGAGGGAAGAGCGTGACGAATTTGAGCAACACAAAAGGTCagcaaaggaagaagagactgTTTATCGCGATGCGACAGGGCGGAGAATAGATATATCTATGAAGCGAGCTGAAGCCAGGAGAGCTGAACTTCTAGCCgaaaacaaggcaaagctAGCAAAGCAAGCTCTCAAAGGTGCGGTGCAATTGGACGACTTGCAAAGACAGAGAGAGAAACTGGAGGATGCGAAATTCCTCCGTTTCTCGCGGACTGCggacgacgaagaaatgAACAAGGAGCTCAAAGGACAGAAGAGGTGGAATGACCCGATGCTACAATTCATAGGAGACAAAAATGACAAGGCAAAGTCACAAATTGCGACTACGAGTGGCCGGCCCATGTATGCTGGCGCAGTCCCGCCAAATCGATATGGTGTTAAACCAGGATACCGCTGGGACGGAGTTGATAGGGGTATAGGATTCGAAGCAGAAAGGTTCAAGGCAATAAATCGGCGGGACAGAATCAAGGGCCTAAACTATTCGTGGCAAATGGATGAATAG
- a CDS encoding transcription Factor IIF, Rap30/Rap74, interaction (similar to Cordyceps militaris CM01 XP_006665654.1) codes for MPGQPSTSQNGAHRSQKPNPLRPMRKRPRPANPLVAPSRKTPGKPTTKSASTLGQQTGLNGSKTTSDGQREQYGGWSEPPPQYQYNDIPIMTTKKSLLEGLRYHLMKFSQARVSDTPIDPTNQDEFARPVTLHRRDARQPPPGRAVKEEEPEPIQVDEKEAERLAQLKAEREAQRAIDQAKIAPVMKENTPKRPKKQKEEKTMFNRAPKSEAAKKESDLRYEEALPWHLEDADGKNVWVGSYVAALSEANVAFMIDKSVFRMVPLEKWYRFNAKPPFQPFTIDQAEAFMNRKVDVGRWVMKDEEKRAGQSDLEATRRLLYGRGQMIKTESATFKAASRSEKLEHDELDVSGDEFQDDDETPYFERVEDDDLKESKERIRREQLGANLFGEGDEQEVDKELQEQLREELERQKYGKSTKKALIKRDREDIYESDDSEEKPWSSSSDDESSAEEEEETNKDEEKKDADAKESQIETKDKAKGAGSKGSITPQSKQRPGELTKKTKSLKRAGSPALSESSGNESSRKKMKKSSASGNGSRAGTPAAQSNMARRSKAGHASTSDGEATAGEMSDSVVPVRKGVKMVGNSGKGTPVASRAGSPNPATAGVSPSTQTAGIEPWEILDKIPQDGIAITDLIKQFHGRVGDRPGQMSRGEWIKLVKQLCDYGPDKRLRRRK; via the exons ATGCCTGGACAACCTTCAACTAGTCAAAATGGAGCTCATCGCAGCCAAAAGCCGAACCCTCTCCGTCCGATGCGGAAACGGCCGAGACCGGCCAATCCTCTTGTTGCCCCGTCCAGGAAGACGCCCGGTAAGCCGACTACAAAGTCAGCATCTACCCTTGGTCAACAGACGGGGTTAAATGGTTCCAAAACAACCTCCGACGGCCAACGGGAGCAGTACGGCGGGTGGTCTGAACCTCCTCCTCAGTACCAATACAATGACATTCCTATTATGACGACCAAAAAGTCTTTGCTAGAAGGTCTTCGCTATCATCTCATGAAGTTCTCTCAGGCCAGGGTGTCCGACACTCCCATCGACCCTACTAACCAAGACGAGTTTGCCCGACCGGTTACGCTGCACAGACGAGACGCTCGACAGCCTCCTCCTGGAAGAGCTgtcaaggaggaggagccagaACCAATTCAAGTGGACGAAAAGGAGGCGGAGAGATTGGCGCAACTCAAGGCTGAACGAGAGGCCCAACGTGCAATCGATCAAGCCAAGATTGCCCCAGTCATGAAAGAAAACACCCCTAAACGCcccaagaagcaaaaggaagagaaaacCATGTTTAATAGAGCTCCCAAGTCCGAAGCTGCGAAGAAAGAATCGGATCTTCGCTATGAAGAAGCCCTTCCTTGGCACCTTGAAGATGCTGATGGAAAGAACGTGTGGGTTGGCAGCTATGTAGCTGCTCTTTCCGAAGCGAACGTTGCATTCATGATTGACAAATCTGTTTTCCGCATGGTGCCCTTGGAGAAGTGGTACAGATTCAATGCGAAGCCACCGTTTCAACCTTTCACCATTGATCAAGCAGAGGCTTTCATGAATAGAAAAGTTGACGTCGGCAGATGGGTGATGAAagatgaagagaagagggCTGGGCAGAGTGATCTGGAGGCAACCAGGAGGCTCCTGTATGGTCGTGGCCAGATGATTAAGACCGAAAGTGCCACTTTCAAGGCAGCATCGCGGTCAGAGAAACTGGAGCATGATGAATTGGACGTATCTGGAGACGAATTtcaagatgatgatgaaacACCATATTTCGAGCGCGTAGAAGACGATGACCTCAAAGAATCAAAAGAGAGGATCCGCCGGGAGCAGCTAGGAGCGAACTTATTTGGGGAAGGAGATGAACAAGAAGTCGACAAAGAATTGCAAGAGCAATTGCGAGAGGAACTTGAACGGCAGAAATACGGCAAAAGTACTAAAAAGGCTCTGATCAAGCGAGATCGAGAGGACATTTATGAAAGCGATGACTCTGAAgagaagccatggagcaGTTCG TCCGACGATGAATCAAgcgccgaggaagaagaggagacCAAcaaggatgaggagaagaaggatgcagatgccaaAGAATCACAAATCGAGACGAAGGACAAAGCGAAAGGCGCGGGCTCCAAAGGATCAATAACGCCACAGTCAAAACAAAGGCCAGGTGAACTGACCAAAAAGACCAAATCTTTGAAGCGAGCTGGGTCCCCAGCTTTGTCCGAGTCGAGTGGGAATGAATCATCCCGcaaaaagatgaagaagtcgTCTGCGTCAGGTAATGGCAGCCGCGCTGGTACTCCTGCAGCTCAGTCAAACATGGCACGCCGCAGTAAGGCAGGACATGCATCTACCAGTGACGGGGAAGCCACAGCAGGAGAGATGTCCGACAGTGTTGTGCCGGTTAGAAAAGGAGTAAAGATGGTCGGTAATAGCGGGAAAGGGACGCCAGTTGCGTCAAGGGCCGGCAGCCCTAATCCTGCCACGGCGG GTGTCTCGCCGAGTACGCAGACGGCTGGGATAGAGCCGTGGGAGATACTAGACAAAATACCTCAAGACGGGATTGCCATCACAGATTTGATAAAACAATTCCACGGTAGGGTAGGCGATCGCCCCGGCCAAATGTCCCGCGGCGAGTGGATAAAATTGGTCAAGCAGCTCTGCGACTACGGGCCGGATAAGCGTCTTAGACGACGAAAATAA
- a CDS encoding cis-golgi transport protein particle complex subunit (similar to Trichoderma reesei QM6a XP_006962460.1) encodes MPSPEQDAYSNETTRRLPLNAVTAPVKPSGVRHPTSAPEILPPSPSESGLPFRMSNPSVASLYASTFSPPGSRPMSPARQHSPNTATPEPVFDPYSGRGALDSIFDNPGEPLSQIIQSFVPNVSVYASEDTEILIKNKGIQYGLWELLRPFGEEIQGKISVRDSQGMSRSFEDFAIRFTRFGENIEHPDPDISNTQTMPNTEAAGLQGITERDRASLAQIESIVDRHLAFAECSTSNRSVPAMDSLQQGLDRASASPYYSLYLRRLLSGTPIVPHETFAHPVACVIAISSRNDAPIEELRKLYSETNQGSKRLPPWVDNDYLRYYILVHDEENDDINRSMGLFEQMKRHLGLHCHLLRLRCSKSAQTDDDSMPLPPSDWMPAAEELARIGRSENGEDFEDPTQYIFESDATAIRTFVREMVTQSIIPTMERHISIWNDQVASRRRGITGRFMNLSRKWTGFGGTSRSSSGGSLHSRDSYDTSGYYRADSAEAIIRKLADFAFMLRDWKLAHSTYELLRSDFSESKAWKYHAAANEMAAISLLIAPLPLTSKSRADSADQMLESAFYSYGTRCSSPFAATRCLLLAIELLRARGGTNIDDASRWGLRLLESRILGPVGDALLKERLCICYSSKVGVGAWSWGTRHRKAAVWSVLAAQAWNKQGKYLPAQRCLSECHEIYGNLPHSKGITQFRIAEEYIHSLEHEVAEKLRLQDATGSSKGGEDTPTIDVESQVFTDISSKRASIVSRAGVLETAPLRGEMLGG; translated from the coding sequence ATGCCATCGCCAGAACAAGATGCGTATTCGAACGAAACAACTCGAAGGCTACCTCTTAACGCGGTAACAGCTCCTGTGAAGCCTTCTGGGGTTAGACACCCAACATCCGCCCCCGAAATTCTTCCTCCATCCCCTTCAGAATCTGGCTTGCCTTTCAGAATGTCCAACCCATCTGTGGCCTCGCTCTATGCGTCTACCTTCTCGCCTCCCGGCTCAAGACCTAtgtcaccagccagacaacacTCTCCAAATACGGCGACCCCGGAACCCGTATTCGATCCTTATTCCGGGCGCGGCGCACTGGACTCTATCTTTGACAACCCAGGAGAGCCCTTGTCCCAGATTATCCAATCCTTCGTCCCAAACGTATCAGTATATGCTTCGGAAGATACAGAGATTTTAATCAAGAATAAAGGCATTCAATATGGACTCTGGGAGCTATTGCGGCCATTTGGCGAGGAAATTCAAGGCAAGATCTCTGTACGAGACAGTCAAGGAATGAGCCGGTCTTTCGAGGACTTCGCGATCCGATTTACGAGGTTTGGCGAGAATATTGAGCATCCCGATCCCGATATCTCTAATACTCAAACCATGCCAAACACTGAGGCAGCTGGTTTGCAGGGAATTACGGAGAGAGACAGGGCCTCGCTTGCTCAAATCGAGAGTATCGTGGACAGGCATTTGGCCTTCGCTGAATGCTCGACTTCAAACCGATCTGTGCCGGCCATGGACTCCTTACAACAGGGTTTAGACCGCGCCTCTGCTTCACCGTATTACTCCTTGTACCTGAGGCGCTTATTGTCTGGTACACCTATTGTACCTCACGAAACTTTTGCCCACCCGGTGGCTTGCGTCATAGCCATCAGCTCTCGGAACGATGCACCCATTGAGGAATTGAGGAAGCTGTATTCTGAGACTAACCAGGGCAGCAAAAGATTACCTCCTTGGGTGGACAACGACTATCTTAGATATTATATTTTGGTTCACGATGAGGAGAATGATGACATTAACAGGTCAATGGGCCTCTTTGAGCAGATGAAGCGGCACCTTGGACTGCATTGCCACCTCCTTCGATTGCGATGTAGTAAAAGCGCGCAGACAGATGACGACAGTATGCCATTACCACCCAGTGATTGGATGCCTGCTGCCGAGGAACTGGCTAGAATTGGAAGGAGTGAAAACGGTGAAGATTTCGAAGATCCTACTCAGTACATCTTCGAGTCTGACGCGACTGCAATACGGACATTTGTTCGGGAAATGGTCACACAATCAATCATCCCCACTATGGAGCGGCACATTTCAATATGGAATGACCAGGTTGCCTCACGGCGAAGAGGCATTACTGGTCGTTTCATGAATCTATCTCGGAAATGGACTGGCTTTGGGGGCACCTCGAGATCTTCATCTGGTGGGAGCCTCCATTCCCGAGACAGCTATGATACCTCGGGATATTATCGCGCTGATTCTGCTGAGGCCATCATACGTAAACTTGCTGACTTTGCATTTATGCTGCGGGACTGGAAGCTAGCTCATTCAACATATGAGCTGCTGCGATCAGACTTTAGCGAGTCGAAGGCATGGAAGTACCACGCGGCTGCAAATGAAATGGCTGCTATTAGTTTATTGATTGCGCCGCTACCCTTGACTTCGAAATCTCGCGCAGACTCTGCTGATCAAATGCTTGAGTCGGCATTCTATTCTTATGGCACTAGGTGTAGCTCTCCATTTGCAGCTACTCGTTGCTTACTTCTGGCGATAGAACTGCTAAGGGCGAGAGGCGGTACAAATATagatgatgccagcagaTGGGGTCTTCGACTGCTTGAATCCAGAATTCTAGGACCAGTCGGCGATGCTCTGCTTAAGGAGCGGCTCTGTATTTGCTACTCATCCAAGGTTGGTGTCGGCGCCTGGAGCTGGGGTACTAGACATCGCAAAGCTGCTGTATGGAGTGTACTGGCGGCACAGGCCTGGAACAAGCAGGGCAAGTATCTCCCAGCTCAGAGGTGTCTGAGCGAGTGTCATGAGATTTATGGGAATTTGCCTCACAGTAAAGGCATAACACAATTTCGAATCGCAGAGGAATATATTCATTCTCTAGAGCATGAAGTAGCTGAGAAGCTTAGACTTCAAGACGCAACCGGGTCAAGTAAAGGAGGAGAGGACACCCCAACCATTGATGTTGAGAGCCAAGTATTCACAGATATATCATCCAAAAGGGCAAGCATAGTTTCAAGAGCTGGTGTATTAGAAACTGCTCCTTTGCGGGGGGAGATGTTAGGGGGGTAG
- a CDS encoding caffeine-induced death protein (similar to Verticillium alfalfae VaMs.102 XP_003001273.1) gives MEPNEVDRQPDIQDRIRELALTNQLPQVTSSDKSSQAIHTWSGRTSIASSHPSVTSSLEPDTRVSANFGAQNGFQPPRPGKRRPNQAQRRQMSSELSLSLGSQWQALDQTPRLADFSSARIVSHSGFGNQSPYSSNAARGIQPGGPPPRGSSRITESIRPSAPRLSRPSPFAGPSTGQSQNSGRPGHESFSPHGSQYTQTQLHRNRRQYFRHEDVTAQVALLDTLCYQAVRSSEIERDEIAQKEAFRQKVERICRETISDFERNTADGENFPSTSVELKCFGSLSSGFATKSSDMDLGLFSPFSSMQPDAPGSIVPRLLEKAFLDAGLGARLLSRTRVPIIKLCESPSEDLRNALLVERSKWDCGSERGNLKDQDEDELKTQRSEHIDAIAAGDVEPDSSPPAEFELPTRGSKDEVQRLQLRQNAQSPLPAYYALAKRVLRRAGGRDISLSNHRDFTKLDWVILNGVCQAFIRGLRSTELRDRLESFPSLSSRVAWTEVGYRSLAGVYAQVQGEQTILTWNNWLSKTDIGDSDEQIKEALDTWRHVQQRTDFGVDPLGYNRDLQNALEKIKRLPSIQLCQLEQDMNESPSQYYLRAKAIVCSLGRIETNLSMETSKEIAIRYITGINNDNLRQDMKAALDKSQHQMDLDELGQQHKCLHLAYELEMTVGSGLYSEDAIGCIKGYIELLRTKLTKLTDDQPVTRFVIPVTQATLPLMSTIQLLQPPHKLGLSRTRDRYQDTLEFPSGGVGVQCDINFSAHLALQNTSLLRCYSLTDCRVRPIVLFIKRWAKVRGINSGYRGTLGSYGYVLMVLHYLVNVASPFVCPNLQHLAPSSTGYSSPPSSPSTLRCQGYDVEFWNNENEIMHLARNHQLTRNTESIGQLLRGFFEYFAQSGPLSRGFGKGFDWGRDVLSLRTHGGLLTKPEKGWTGAKTIYEAPAPATDDSIYRYEEDSSKRKTTPSGSVELKRTPPSTCTGKREAVKEIRHRYLFAIEDPFELDHNVARTVTHNGIVSIRDEFRRAWRIIRAAGSRDFNEDLLVDVSEPTNDHDSFMQLLEDIHGPRGQWGQAPFGSTG, from the coding sequence ATGGAGCCTAATGAAGTTGACCGCCAGCCTGACATACAGGATCGTATCCGTGAGCTAGCCCTTACAAACCAGTTGCCTCAAGTTACCAGCTCGGATAAATCTTCTCAGGCAATACATACTTGGTCAGGGAGGACATCTATCGCTTCATCCCACCCTAGTGTCACTTCTTCATTGGAGCCAGACACAAGGGTTTCGGCAAATTTCGGCGCACAGAATGGCTTCCAACCTCCCAGGCCCGGGAAAAGACGTCCTAACCAGGCACAGAGGCGTCAGATGAGCTCTGAACTCTCTTTGTCGTTAGGCTCACAATGGCAAGCTTTAGATCAAACCCCGAGGTTGGCGGATTTCAGCTCAGCTAGAATCGTTTCCCACTCCGGTTTCGGGAATCAATCTCCATATAGCTCTAATGCAGCTAGAGGGATTCAGCCTGGAGGTCCTCCTCCAAGAGGAAGTTCAAGAATTACAGAATCGATTAGGCCCTCCGCTCCGCGGCTTTCCAGACCGTCACCTTTCGCAGGACCCTCTACGGGGCAGTCACAAAATTCCGGCAGGCCTGGCCACGAATCTTTCTCGCCTCACGGTTCTCAGTACACACAAACCCAACTCCACCGCAATCGCCGGCAATATTTCAGACATGAGGATGTTACCGCCCAGGTTGCTTTGCTTGATACGCTTTGCTATCAGGCTGTCAGAAGTTCTGAGATAGAAAGAGACGAAATTGCGCAAAAGGAGGCTTTCAGGCAAAAAGTTGAACGAATATGCCGGGAGACAATATCAGACTTTGAACGGAACACTGCAGACGGCGAAAACTTTCCAAGTACATCAGTTGAGCTCAAATGCTTTGGAAGTTTATCGTCTGGTTTCGCCACAAAGTCATCAGATATGGATCTGGGGCTCTTCTCACCATTTTCAAGCATGCAACCAGACGCACCGGGATCCATAGTTCCTCGGCTGCTAGAGAAAGCCTTTTTAGATGCTGGCCTTGGTGCCAGGCTACTGAGCCGGACAAGAGTCCCAATCATCAAACTCTGCGAGAGTCCATCCGAAGACCTTCGAAATGCATTGCTCGTGGAGAGGTCAAAATGGGACTGCGGTTCGGAAAGGGGGAATTTGAAAGACCAGGACGAAGATGAGTTAAAAACACAGAGATCCGAGCACATCGACGCCATCGCGGCAGGTGATGTTGAGCCCGATTCCTCTCCCCCAGCCGAGTTTGAACTGCCCACTCGGGGCAGTAAAGACGAAGTTCAAAGATTGCAGCTAAGGCAGAATGCACAGAGCCCCCTTCCAGCATATTATGCGTTGGCCAAAAGGGTGCTCAGACGCGCGGGAGGTCGTGATATTTCACTCTCCAACCATAGAGACTTCACCAAGCTGGATTGGGTGATTCTCAACGGTGTGTGCCAGGCTTTCATACGCGGATTACGCAGCACGGAGCTTCGAGACCGATTGGaatcttttccttccttATCGTCCAGGGTTGCTTGGACTGAAGTGGGCTATCGATCTCTTGCGGGAGTGTATGCCCAAGTACAAGGTGAACAAACCATTTTGACGTGGAATAATTGGCTGTCCAAAACAGATATAGGTGATTCGGATGAACAGATAAAGGAAGCACTAGATACCTGGAGGCATGTGCAACAGAGAACGGATTTTGGAGTTGATCCTCTGGGATACAACAGAGATCTCCAAAATGCACTTGAGAAGATCAAGCGACTACCGTCAATCCAGTTATGTCAGCTAGAGCAAGACATGAACGAATCACCTTCCCAATATTACCTGAGGGCTAAAGCAATTGTATGCAGCCTTGGCAGGATTGAGacaaacttgtcaatggaGACGTCAAAGGAAATTGCAATTCGCTATATTACGGGAATCAATAACGACAACCTGCGGCAGGATATGAAGGCCGCCTTGGACAAATCCCAGCACCAAATGGACCTTGACGAATTAGGACAGCAGCATAAATGTCTACACCTTGCTTATGAACTTGAAATGACAGTTGGCAGCGGTTTGTATAGCGAGGATGCCATTGGATGCATCAAGGGCTATATTGAGCTATTACGGACAAAGCTCACTAAACTTACTGATGATCAGCCTGTCACCAGGTTCGTTATTCCAGTTACTCAGGCAACTCTACCATTGATGTCCACAATACAACTCTTGCAGCCACCTCACAAGCTTGGATTGAGCCGGACCCGAGACAGATACCAAGACACACTGGAGTTTCCGTCTGGTGGGGTTGGAGTGCAGTGCGATATCAACTTTTCAGCGCACCTTGCGCTTCAAAATACGTCGTTACTCCGCTGCTATTCTCTTACAGACTGCAGAGTCCGACCCATCGTCTTGTTCATCAAAAGGTGGGCGAAAGTCCGGGGTATCAACTCTGGATACCGTGGCACGTTGGGCAGCTACGGCTATGTTTTAATGGTATTGCACTATCTTGTCAACGTTGCAAGCCCATTTGTGTGTCCCAATTTGCAACATCTTGCGCCATCCTCGACTGGATATTCTTCTCCCCCTAGCAGCCCGAGCACACTCAGGTGCCAAGGATACGATGTGGAATTTTGGAATAATGAGAACGAAATAATGCATCTTGCAAGGAATCATCAACTCACTCGTAACACTGAAAGCATTGGGCAGCTTCTTCGAGGCTTCTTTGAATATTTCGCTCAAAGTGGGCCACTGAGCCGTGGATTTGGCAAGGGATTTGACTGGGGAAGGGATGTGTTAAGCCTTCGCACCCATGGTGGCCTTTTGACAAAGCCAGAAAAAGGGTGGACAGGTGCTAAAACTATATACGAAGCTCCAGCGCCTGCCACTGATGATTCGATATATCGTTACGAGGAAGACTCTTCAAAACGGAAGACTACGCCTTCGGGCTCAGTAGAGTTGAAGAGGACCCCTCCTTCTACATGTACTGGAAAGCGTGAAGCAGTGAAGGAGATTCGGCATAGGTATTTATTTGCCATTGAAGACCCTTTTGAACTGGATCACAACGTTGCTCGGACTGTCACTCACAATGGCATTGTATCAATTCGCGATGAGTTTCGACGAGCCTGGCGTATTATTCGCGCAGCTGGGAGCAGGGACTTTAACGAAGATTTGCTGGTGGATGTTAGTGAGCCAACTAATGACCATGATTCGTTTATGCAGCTACTCGAAGATATTCACGGACCTCGGGGACAATGGGGGCAAGCCCCTTTCGGATCAACGGGGTGA
- a CDS encoding ribose-phosphate diphosphokinase (similar to Coccidioides immitis RS XP_001246027.1), which yields MRNTLIFAGNSCPVLTGQICENLGMTPADAELTQFSNGETSVRILTSVREKDVFVVQSGSPKINDSIMELLIMISACKGGSANKITAVLPYFPYSRQSKKKAHRGAITARMLANLLGVAGVKHVITVDLHASQMQGFFKCPVDNLHAEPIIAKWIRRNVHNWREAVVVSKNAGGTKRVTSLADALKLNFGMVTTDRKRGTNMTASMIMNHLDGVDRQPALETAMGTDISPPGGGSQDGAIQHVPAQIFGTSLTDATGSPTRHAERREKIPEIQSKASGGSGSPASRSTPELQSTHEQVFDDRRAHEVIHGRLIRGHVVEDDFNSPAMSTTGNSLQEEDPMTLSHASSFFVPEGQVLGGGGDPAASSDEEDNAFQDTKAEHMITLVGNVRNRTVFIVDDMIDKPGSWIAAAETVVKKGGAKKVFCIATHGVFGADCLEQLQACECIDTILVTNSFPINQDRARNISKLVVLDLSFLLSEAIRRNHYGESISPLFQHTGD from the exons ATGCGCAATACCCTTATATTCGCTGGCAATTCTTGTCCAGTTCTCACTGGCCAAATATGCGAAAATCTGGGCATGACTCCCGCTGATGCGGAGCTAACACAATTCTCCAAC GGGGAGACAAGTGTCAGGATCTTGACGAGTGTACGAGAGAAAGATGTGTTTGTGGTGCAGTCGGGAAGCCCCAAGATCAATGATTCCATAATGGAACTGCTCATCATGATCTCAGCTTGCAAAGGAGGCTCCGCGAACAAAATCACAG CTGTTCTCCCATACTTCCCATATAGCCGGCAATCGAAGAAAAAGGCCCACCGTGGCGCGATCACTGCACGAATGCTAGCCAACCTGCTCGGCGTTGCAGGAGTGAAGCATGTGATCACGGTAGACTTACATGCTTCACAAATGCAAGGGTTTTTCAAATGTCCAGTGGACAATCTTCATGCCGAGCCTATAATTGCGAAATGGATTCGGCGGAACGTCCACAATTGGCGAGAAGCAGTTGTGGTATCAAAGAATGCTGGAGGGACAAAACGGGTCACGTCACTCGCTGATGCTCTGAAGCTCAATTTCGGCATGGTTACCACAGACCGGAAAAGAGGGACCAATATGACAGCGAGCATGATTATGAATCAtcttgatggtgttgacagGCAGCCTGCGCTTGAAACTGCCATGGGGACTGACATCTCCCCCCCTGGTGGAGGCTCCCAAGATGGCGCCATACAACATGTTCCGGCGCAAATATTTGGAACATCATTGACGGATGCCACCGGATCTCCCACTCGTCATGCTGAACGACGGGAGAAGATACCTGAGATACAGAGTAAGGCAAGTGGCGGTAGCGGCTCACCAGCTTCCCGCAGCACTCCGGAATTGCAATCCACTCATGAGCAAGTTTTTGATGACCGCCGAGCGCATGAAGTCATACATGGCCGCTTGATCCGAGGCCATGTCGTCGAAGATGACTTCAACTCACCTGCGATGTCAACGACTGGGAACAGCTTACAAGAGGAGGATCCTATGACTTTATCGCACGCCTCGTCTTTCTTTGTTCCAGAGGGCCAAGTCCTaggcggaggaggtgatccagcagcaagttctgacgaagaagacaatgCGTTTCAGGACACCAAGGCTGAGCACATGATTACCCTAGTTGGTAATGTGAGGAACCGGACCGTGTTTATCGTCGATGACATGATTGACAAGCCGGGCTCCTGgattgccgccgccgaaaCGGTAGTAAAGAAAGGAGGAGCTAAAAAGGTTTTCTGCATTGCCACGCATGGTGTATTTGGTGCAGATTGTCTGGAGCAGCTTCAGGCATGCGAGTGCATCGACACGATACTCGTCACAAACAGCTTTCCAATCAACCAAGATCGCGCGAGGAATATTAGCAAGCTTGTTGTTCTCGACTTGTCGTTTCTTCTGTCAGAGGCTATTAGGCGTAATCATTACGGCGAATCCATTTCGCCACTGTTCCAACACACCGGGGACTGA